The Syntrophus gentianae genome includes a window with the following:
- a CDS encoding cysteine hydrolase family protein gives MKPAIVVIDMVKDSLDPSHPLPITPFARAIVPAINRLTEEARKRSIPVIFSTDSFLEGDFIFKGKMKEHSIRGTEGAEVTDRLVQAPTDIWLPKRRFSAFFKTDLDQTLRLYGVDTLAVTGITTNWCVLSTVLDALAHDFAAFFIEDGCAAHKEEVHENILNIFRNNAIYPLLQVMTTDAFLQKLD, from the coding sequence ATGAAACCTGCAATCGTTGTCATCGACATGGTTAAGGATTCACTGGATCCTTCTCATCCCCTGCCCATCACCCCTTTTGCACGGGCCATCGTGCCCGCCATCAACCGTCTTACGGAAGAGGCCCGGAAACGTTCGATTCCCGTTATCTTTTCCACGGACAGCTTCCTCGAAGGGGACTTCATTTTCAAGGGTAAGATGAAGGAACACAGTATCCGAGGCACCGAGGGCGCCGAAGTGACCGATCGGCTGGTTCAAGCCCCTACGGATATCTGGCTGCCCAAGCGCCGCTTCAGCGCTTTTTTCAAGACCGACCTTGATCAGACCCTTCGCCTTTACGGTGTGGACACCCTTGCGGTGACGGGGATCACCACCAACTGGTGCGTCCTGTCCACCGTTCTGGACGCCCTGGCCCACGATTTTGCGGCCTTTTTTATCGAGGATGGCTGTGCCGCTCATAAGGAAGAGGTTCACGAGAACATCTTGAACATTTTCCGCAACAATGCCATTTATCCGCTTCTCCAGGTCATGACCACGGATGCGTTTCTACAGAAGCTGGACTGA
- a CDS encoding winged helix-turn-helix domain-containing protein, which produces MIIRHKVWLENEGRVLFGEGRYELLKTVAECKSLNAAAKKLNMSYRAAWGRLKASEERLGIPLVVIESQKQGMHLTEQATALLEAFDQLEAEISSLIAERTKQLSFLCTPENDKKPEYSKRK; this is translated from the coding sequence TTGATAATCCGACACAAAGTATGGCTGGAAAATGAAGGACGCGTTCTATTTGGCGAGGGACGCTATGAACTGCTCAAGACTGTAGCAGAATGTAAAAGTCTGAATGCAGCCGCAAAAAAACTGAACATGTCTTACCGTGCGGCATGGGGAAGGCTGAAGGCCTCGGAAGAACGGCTGGGTATTCCCCTGGTGGTTATTGAGTCACAGAAACAGGGAATGCATCTTACCGAACAGGCGACCGCGTTACTGGAGGCTTTTGATCAACTCGAAGCGGAAATTAGTTCTCTTATTGCTGAGCGGACAAAGCAGTTGTCCTTTCTATGTACCCCTGAAAACGATAAAAAACCGGAATATTCCAAACGTAAATAA
- a CDS encoding alkaline phosphatase codes for MSTLVNKIPLSRIARSIVFLLALATLSCTGRAKNIILLVPDGMGLADVTAARLSKYGGNPLPLSFETLEHIGYQRTAPAGGIITDSAAAASAWACGEKFANGEICHHGDGRPHRPSILELAGKSGRSTGLVATEAISDATPAAFGAHVPSRRCGNEIARQYLEDSRVNVLLGGGKTSFTAAEPDSCGTAGNFLCLSRERGYRTVHDREGMEKAVAEGATKLLGLFADRALTPEYLRTPGTGEPRLPEMTASALKVLEKNPNGFFLLVEGSLVDKANHSNNFPYQVGEVLAFDEAVTVVRAWIDRDPKRRGETLLIVVPDHETGGFAITGPISAGMKADIGLETTWTGKKHTGVDTMIWSSGPGSERLGRALDNTDLYEIMADALK; via the coding sequence TTGAGCACTCTGGTTAATAAAATCCCCCTATCCCGCATTGCCCGCAGCATCGTATTTCTCTTAGCCCTGGCCACTCTTTCCTGCACCGGCAGGGCAAAAAACATCATCCTCCTGGTTCCCGACGGAATGGGGCTGGCCGATGTCACGGCTGCCCGCCTTTCCAAGTACGGGGGAAATCCCCTGCCCCTCAGCTTTGAAACCCTGGAACACATTGGTTATCAGCGCACAGCTCCCGCCGGTGGCATCATCACCGATTCGGCAGCCGCCGCTTCAGCCTGGGCCTGCGGCGAAAAATTCGCCAACGGGGAAATCTGCCATCACGGGGATGGACGCCCTCATCGACCGAGTATCCTGGAGCTGGCGGGAAAATCCGGCAGATCCACGGGCCTGGTGGCAACGGAGGCAATATCTGACGCAACCCCGGCCGCCTTTGGAGCCCATGTCCCCTCCCGCCGTTGCGGAAACGAGATCGCCCGCCAATACCTGGAAGACTCCCGAGTGAACGTGCTGCTCGGCGGAGGGAAAACCTCTTTTACAGCAGCGGAACCCGATTCCTGCGGGACCGCCGGAAATTTTCTGTGCCTGTCCCGGGAAAGAGGATACCGGACGGTTCATGATCGGGAGGGAATGGAGAAAGCCGTTGCAGAGGGGGCGACAAAGCTCCTGGGGCTTTTTGCCGACAGAGCCCTTACTCCGGAATACCTCCGGACACCGGGAACCGGTGAGCCCCGCCTGCCGGAAATGACGGCGAGCGCCTTGAAAGTGCTGGAAAAGAATCCAAACGGTTTTTTTCTTCTCGTCGAAGGCTCCCTGGTGGACAAAGCCAACCACAGCAATAACTTCCCCTACCAGGTGGGTGAAGTCCTGGCCTTCGACGAGGCAGTTACAGTTGTCCGGGCATGGATCGATCGAGACCCGAAGCGAAGGGGGGAGACCCTCCTCATTGTGGTCCCCGACCATGAAACGGGTGGATTCGCCATTACAGGCCCCATCTCAGCGGGAATGAAAGCCGACATCGGCCTGGAAACGACATGGACCGGAAAGAAACACACCGGAGTCGATACCATGATCTGGAGTTCAGGACCGGGCAGTGAACGCCTTGGCCGCGCCCTTGACAATACCGACCTCTACGAAATCATGGCCGACGCCCTGAAGTAA
- a CDS encoding transposase, translating into MEAKRKTYTPSFKAKVVLESIRDKKTSAELADRYQVHPVQIRNWKVIATRRMPDLFSSRKKDDGQEKDKQIQNLNRQVDQLQRELNWLRKNMDLSHQERVSLINKDSLDIAVCRQAELLGISRSSVYYQKNANKRESQPKRLAGVIPLSDQR; encoded by the coding sequence ATGGAAGCGAAAAGAAAAACATACACCCCATCCTTTAAAGCCAAGGTCGTGCTGGAATCGATTCGAGACAAAAAAACATCGGCTGAGCTTGCCGATCGGTATCAGGTTCATCCGGTACAGATTAGAAACTGGAAGGTCATCGCCACCCGGCGGATGCCGGATCTCTTTTCCAGCCGCAAGAAGGATGATGGTCAAGAGAAGGACAAGCAGATTCAGAATCTCAACCGCCAGGTTGATCAGCTGCAAAGGGAACTGAACTGGCTTCGAAAAAATATGGACTTGAGCCATCAGGAGCGCGTATCGCTCATCAACAAGGACAGCCTTGATATCGCTGTGTGCCGGCAGGCAGAGCTGCTGGGGATATCAAGATCAAGCGTTTACTACCAAAAGAATGCAAATAAGCGGGAATCGCAGCCGAAAAGGCTGGCTGGCGTCATTCCCCTTTCAGATCAGAGATGA